A stretch of the Pedobacter sp. MC2016-14 genome encodes the following:
- the dapA gene encoding 4-hydroxy-tetrahydrodipicolinate synthase: MNKFHGTGVAIVTPFNADGSVDYDGLKSLINYLINGKVEYLVSLGTTGEASTLNKDEKKKIWEFTAEINNGRLPLVAGIGGNDTAEVANNISTFKLNGYDAILSASPYYNKPSQEGIYQHYKALSEASALPLFLYNVPGRTASNVSPETTCRLAHDFKNIIGTKDASGSFDQFNQILRDKPEDFMLISGDDPVALPMIALGAVGVISVVGNALPQQVSDLVRLCLNGDFSAARKPHLDLIEFTRLLFAEGNPAGVKAALRQLKVCGDQVRLPLIKATAQLDGQIAEQLKKIIQ; encoded by the coding sequence ATGAACAAATTTCATGGAACCGGTGTAGCCATAGTTACACCATTTAATGCAGATGGATCAGTAGATTATGACGGTTTAAAAAGCCTCATCAATTACCTGATCAATGGAAAGGTAGAATACCTGGTATCTTTAGGTACCACAGGAGAAGCATCAACACTCAATAAGGACGAAAAGAAGAAGATCTGGGAATTTACAGCAGAAATAAATAATGGCCGTTTACCATTGGTAGCAGGTATTGGCGGCAATGATACCGCTGAAGTGGCAAACAATATCAGTACATTTAAATTGAATGGCTACGATGCCATCTTATCTGCTAGTCCTTATTATAACAAACCTTCTCAGGAGGGTATATATCAGCACTACAAGGCCCTTAGTGAGGCCAGTGCTTTACCGTTATTTTTATATAATGTACCAGGAAGGACAGCCAGTAATGTAAGTCCTGAAACCACCTGCCGCCTTGCACATGATTTTAAGAATATTATTGGTACTAAAGACGCTTCTGGCAGCTTTGATCAGTTTAACCAAATTCTTAGGGACAAACCAGAAGACTTCATGCTGATTTCAGGAGATGATCCTGTTGCCCTGCCTATGATTGCGTTAGGTGCTGTAGGCGTAATATCCGTAGTGGGTAATGCATTACCGCAACAGGTATCAGACTTGGTAAGGCTTTGTCTAAACGGTGATTTTAGCGCAGCGCGTAAGCCACATCTTGATTTAATAGAATTTACCAGGCTCTTATTCGCAGAAGGAAATCCTGCAGGAGTTAAAGCTGCATTACGTCAGCTTAAAGTATGTGGTGACCAGGTAAGGTTACCGCTGATTAAAGCAACAGCACAATTAGACGGACAAATTGCAGAACAACTTAAGAAGATCATTCAATAA
- the ligA gene encoding NAD-dependent DNA ligase LigA — protein MSLFDTKQKMDALMAELNQHTYNYYVLAMPTIGDYEFDKKLEELALLEQAHPEYADPNSPTQRVGGDITKNFTTVKHKWAMLSLGNTYNEQDLRDFDERIKKAIGDNFEYVCELKFDGLSISLTFEDQKLVRAVTRGDGTKGDDVTSNVKTISNIPHRLKSNDAPSLFEIRGEIFMHRAAFERLNKEREELGEVGYANPRNFASGTIKMQNSKEVAKRPLDCFLYSLNTEKQYFRTHWESLQAIKSWGFHISEHTKLVNSIEEVLTFISYWQKERFNLSYDIDGIVIKVNSYAQQQELGFTAKSPRWAISYKYKAEEVETILEQVTYQVGRTGAVTPVANLKPVLLAGTTVKRATLHNANEIGRLDLHLGDHVFVEKGGEIIPKIISVNLEKRREDALPVIYPVTCPECGTTLLRKDGEVAFYCPNDEGCPPQIVGKIQHFISRKAMNIDGLGDETIETFYQKGLVQHISDLYTLHEKAEALKTLDRFGERSIENMLKGIELSKQMPFEKVLFGLGIRYVGETVARKLAMAVKDIDKLKEASLEELTAIDEIGARIAESILEYFSKPEHQHQINLLKVYGLQFQAEENTIPLQSDKLTGKTFVISGVFENHSREELKDLIESNGGKILSSISAKLNYLVAGDNMGPAKLEKANKLNVPLISEDNLLELLK, from the coding sequence ATGTCACTATTTGATACAAAACAAAAAATGGATGCCTTGATGGCAGAGTTAAACCAGCATACTTATAACTATTATGTACTGGCTATGCCAACCATTGGAGACTATGAATTTGACAAAAAGCTGGAAGAACTTGCCTTACTGGAGCAAGCACACCCAGAATACGCAGACCCCAATTCACCAACACAACGCGTAGGTGGCGACATTACCAAAAACTTTACCACGGTAAAACACAAATGGGCCATGTTGTCTCTGGGCAACACTTATAATGAGCAAGACCTGCGAGATTTTGATGAGCGCATCAAAAAAGCGATAGGTGACAATTTTGAATATGTTTGCGAGCTTAAATTTGACGGTCTTTCCATCAGTCTTACTTTTGAAGATCAGAAACTAGTAAGAGCAGTAACCCGTGGAGACGGCACTAAAGGTGACGATGTAACCAGCAATGTAAAAACCATAAGTAATATACCACACCGGTTAAAATCCAATGATGCCCCTTCACTATTCGAAATCAGAGGGGAGATCTTTATGCACCGCGCCGCATTTGAACGTTTAAACAAAGAGCGCGAAGAACTTGGAGAAGTTGGTTATGCCAATCCACGTAACTTTGCCTCCGGAACCATTAAAATGCAAAATTCAAAAGAAGTAGCCAAACGCCCGCTGGATTGTTTTCTATATTCTTTAAACACAGAAAAACAATATTTTCGTACCCATTGGGAAAGTCTTCAAGCCATCAAATCCTGGGGTTTTCATATCAGTGAGCATACCAAACTGGTAAATTCCATTGAGGAAGTACTTACATTCATCAGCTATTGGCAAAAAGAAAGGTTTAACCTGAGCTATGACATTGATGGCATCGTAATTAAAGTAAACAGTTATGCGCAGCAACAGGAGCTTGGTTTTACAGCTAAATCTCCCCGTTGGGCAATCTCCTATAAATACAAAGCAGAAGAAGTAGAAACCATTCTGGAGCAAGTTACCTACCAGGTTGGTCGTACAGGGGCAGTAACACCTGTAGCCAACTTAAAACCAGTTTTACTGGCCGGCACTACGGTTAAAAGAGCCACCCTGCACAATGCCAATGAAATTGGGCGGTTGGACCTGCATCTGGGTGATCATGTTTTTGTAGAAAAAGGTGGCGAGATTATTCCAAAAATAATTAGTGTTAATCTTGAAAAAAGAAGGGAAGATGCCTTACCCGTAATTTATCCGGTAACCTGCCCGGAATGTGGCACCACCCTGCTGCGTAAAGATGGCGAAGTGGCTTTTTATTGCCCCAACGATGAAGGTTGCCCACCTCAAATTGTAGGCAAGATCCAGCATTTTATTAGTCGCAAGGCCATGAATATTGATGGTCTGGGTGATGAAACTATAGAAACCTTCTACCAAAAGGGCTTGGTGCAACACATCAGCGATTTGTATACCCTGCATGAAAAAGCAGAAGCTTTGAAAACATTAGACCGCTTTGGAGAACGTTCTATTGAGAACATGCTTAAAGGTATTGAGCTTTCCAAACAAATGCCTTTTGAAAAGGTGCTTTTTGGATTGGGCATCCGATATGTTGGCGAAACTGTTGCAAGAAAACTGGCGATGGCTGTAAAAGACATTGACAAACTTAAAGAGGCTAGCCTGGAAGAGCTTACCGCCATAGACGAGATTGGTGCACGGATTGCCGAAAGTATCCTGGAATACTTCAGTAAACCAGAACATCAGCATCAAATTAACCTGCTCAAAGTATATGGCCTACAATTTCAGGCAGAAGAAAATACAATTCCACTCCAAAGTGACAAATTAACCGGAAAAACATTTGTAATTTCGGGCGTTTTTGAAAATCACAGCAGAGAAGAACTGAAGGACCTGATTGAAAGCAACGGAGGTAAGATTTTAAGCAGCATCTCTGCTAAATTAAATTACCTGGTTGCCGGGGACAATATGGGACCAGCTAAGCTGGAAAAGGCCAACAAGTTAAATGTGCCACTGATATCCGAAGACAACTTATTAGAGCTATTGAAATAA
- a CDS encoding ACP phosphodiesterase: protein MNFLSHYYFERNNTNENMVMGVVLPDFIKNAHKDWNLNPQKEETLFAYDLQHLSILEGWKKHLEVDRLFHGSEFFKDQTATLKHIILPIFEDSPVKPFFLAHIGLELILDHLLVTEGLININTFYQQLAKANNPGLTSFLSKAGLPDEELFYKFLNGFISSKYLLSYQKIENITYALNRICMRLWSNPFKDQQLQELTKKLEEFKAGLQENYKVIFNTIEVSI, encoded by the coding sequence ATGAACTTTCTGTCCCATTATTATTTTGAGCGAAATAACACCAATGAAAATATGGTCATGGGTGTGGTGCTACCAGATTTTATCAAGAACGCTCATAAAGACTGGAACCTCAATCCACAGAAGGAAGAAACGCTTTTTGCATATGATCTGCAACACCTATCTATACTGGAAGGGTGGAAAAAACACCTCGAAGTAGACCGGTTATTTCATGGTTCAGAGTTCTTTAAAGACCAGACCGCAACCCTGAAACACATCATTTTACCCATCTTCGAAGACAGCCCGGTTAAACCATTTTTTTTAGCCCATATTGGGCTAGAATTAATTTTAGACCACCTGCTCGTTACCGAAGGTCTGATCAATATCAATACATTTTATCAGCAGCTGGCTAAGGCAAACAATCCTGGTTTAACCAGCTTTTTATCAAAAGCAGGTCTACCTGACGAAGAGCTCTTTTACAAGTTTTTGAATGGCTTTATTTCCAGCAAGTATTTATTAAGCTATCAGAAGATAGAAAACATAACTTACGCCCTTAACCGCATCTGTATGCGTTTATGGAGCAACCCCTTTAAGGATCAGCAACTTCAGGAACTCACAAAAAAACTGGAAGAATTTAAAGCTGGCCTGCAAGAAAATTATAAAGTTATTTTTAACACCATTGAAGTTTCAATTTAG
- the tyrS gene encoding tyrosine--tRNA ligase codes for MTNFIEELRWRGMLHDVMPETEEKLNAGMCSGYIGFDPTADSLHVGHLTQIMTLIHFQRAGHKPYALVGGATGMVGDPSGKSDERNLQTEEMVQHNLAGMKVQLAKFLNFTDAGNGAMMVNNMDWFKNFSFLDFIRDVGKHITVNYMMAKDSVKKRLEGDSGMSFTEFTYQLIQGYDFYYLWKNHNCIIQMGGSDQWGNIVTGTEFIRRKDGGSAYGLTTQLIKKADGTKFGKTESGAVWLNPEKTSPYKFYQFWLNASDDDTKKWIRIFTLKSKEELEGLEAAHNEAPHLRILQKALAEDITIRTHSEEALETAIKTSEFLFGNGSLEFFKTLNETQVLEIFEGIPQFEISKAALEEGIDAATLLAEKSTVLPSKGEAKKLIQAGGIAVNKEKLITPADVINTSHLLNDQFIIVQKGKKNYYLIIAV; via the coding sequence ATGACCAATTTTATTGAAGAGTTACGTTGGAGAGGCATGTTGCATGATGTGATGCCTGAAACTGAAGAAAAGTTAAATGCAGGTATGTGTTCTGGTTATATTGGTTTTGATCCGACAGCAGATTCTCTTCATGTTGGTCATTTAACCCAGATTATGACCTTAATTCATTTTCAGCGTGCTGGTCATAAACCTTATGCCTTAGTAGGTGGTGCAACTGGGATGGTGGGCGATCCGTCTGGCAAATCTGACGAGCGTAACCTGCAGACTGAAGAAATGGTGCAGCATAACCTTGCGGGCATGAAAGTTCAGCTGGCAAAGTTTTTAAATTTTACTGATGCTGGTAATGGTGCCATGATGGTTAACAACATGGACTGGTTTAAAAACTTTAGCTTTCTTGATTTTATCAGGGATGTTGGTAAACACATTACTGTAAATTACATGATGGCCAAAGACAGCGTTAAAAAGCGTTTGGAAGGAGATTCAGGAATGTCTTTTACAGAGTTTACTTACCAGCTGATTCAAGGCTACGATTTCTATTATTTATGGAAAAATCACAACTGTATCATTCAAATGGGTGGTTCAGATCAATGGGGGAATATTGTTACCGGAACAGAATTTATTCGTAGAAAGGATGGAGGCAGTGCTTACGGGTTAACTACGCAATTGATTAAAAAAGCAGATGGTACTAAATTCGGGAAAACTGAAAGTGGGGCTGTCTGGTTAAATCCTGAAAAAACTTCTCCTTATAAATTTTACCAGTTTTGGTTAAATGCAAGTGACGATGATACTAAAAAATGGATCAGGATCTTTACGCTTAAAAGTAAAGAAGAGTTAGAAGGATTGGAAGCTGCGCATAATGAAGCACCTCATTTACGCATCTTGCAAAAAGCCCTGGCTGAAGATATTACCATTCGCACGCATAGTGAAGAAGCTTTAGAGACAGCCATCAAAACTTCTGAATTCTTGTTTGGAAATGGTTCTCTGGAGTTTTTTAAAACTTTAAACGAAACACAGGTGCTGGAAATTTTTGAGGGCATCCCTCAATTTGAAATTTCTAAAGCAGCGCTTGAGGAAGGTATTGATGCTGCAACACTGCTGGCAGAGAAATCTACGGTATTACCATCAAAAGGAGAAGCTAAAAAGCTGATTCAGGCCGGGGGTATAGCGGTAAATAAAGAAAAACTGATTACTCCTGCAGATGTGATCAATACCTCTCATTTGTTAAATGACCAATTTATCATTGTTCAAAAAGGTAAAAAGAACTATTACCTGATTATTGCCGTGTAA
- a CDS encoding antitoxin Xre/MbcA/ParS toxin-binding domain-containing protein: protein MKKKVEDIALVNEPMVAYGSVNYTPMVAMMGAQYTNPTDFDLLHLARKGISKKSLTALSKQISLTIEEVANVLHISERTLQRYTPSTLVKTEYADRAIELARLYERGIEVLGSTKAFNTWMRNPNRALNNEIPLYLLDTSIGFDMVLQILGRIEYGVFS, encoded by the coding sequence ATGAAAAAGAAAGTTGAAGATATCGCCTTAGTAAATGAACCCATGGTAGCTTATGGTAGTGTAAATTATACCCCTATGGTAGCTATGATGGGCGCCCAGTACACTAACCCAACTGATTTTGATTTGTTGCACCTGGCACGAAAGGGGATTTCTAAAAAATCTTTAACCGCTTTATCTAAGCAAATTTCACTCACTATAGAAGAAGTAGCTAACGTGCTACATATATCCGAACGTACTTTACAGCGTTATACGCCATCCACTTTAGTAAAAACAGAATACGCAGACAGAGCCATAGAACTGGCTCGTCTCTATGAACGTGGAATAGAAGTTTTGGGAAGTACAAAGGCTTTTAATACCTGGATGCGCAATCCAAATCGTGCACTCAATAATGAAATACCTTTGTACCTGCTAGACACCTCAATAGGTTTTGATATGGTATTACAAATTTTAGGCAGGATAGAATATGGTGTTTTTAGCTAA
- a CDS encoding RES family NAD+ phosphorylase, with translation MVLYRISNCQHAKDLNGTGAKLVGGRWNSIGTPLHYMASSRALAALEVLANTNTLTDAKNLCLTLFELPENSIKIIDKHELPEDWRTYPAPPVLQNIGDRFVKQSEFLLLQVPSAIIADEFNYLMNVSHPLADQISIIETKSFSFDSRLF, from the coding sequence ATGGTATTGTATCGCATTTCTAATTGCCAACATGCAAAAGACCTGAACGGAACTGGTGCTAAATTAGTTGGGGGGAGATGGAATTCTATAGGTACCCCTTTGCATTATATGGCCTCAAGCCGTGCCTTAGCGGCATTGGAAGTATTAGCCAATACAAATACCTTAACCGATGCGAAAAACCTATGCTTAACTCTTTTTGAGTTACCGGAAAATAGCATCAAAATAATTGATAAGCATGAATTGCCTGAGGATTGGAGGACTTATCCTGCTCCACCGGTTTTACAAAATATAGGAGATCGCTTTGTAAAGCAATCTGAATTTCTCCTTTTACAGGTTCCTTCGGCTATTATCGCGGATGAATTTAACTACTTAATGAACGTAAGCCATCCCCTTGCTGATCAAATTAGCATCATTGAAACCAAAAGTTTTAGTTTTGATAGCCGGTTGTTCTAG
- a CDS encoding acyl transferase, producing the protein MNSLLPDIFAITNDTDFEAAAIKVFQHQSANCAVYHAYLSNLHINPATVSRIDEIPFLPISFFKTHEVISDKHRPEQVFSSSGTTGMVQSQHLVTDVSVYEQSFNKAFELFYGPVTDMCLLALLPSYLERDGSSLIYMVDALLKQSSHAKSGYFLHNYQELYTTLFDLKKCRQKTLLIGVTYALLDFIEHFKLDFPELTVMETGGMKGKRKEMVREELHDLLTKGFGVNAIHSEYGMTELLSQAYSFGKGIFNCPPWMKIILRDPNDPLTLLHSNQTGGINVIDLANINSCSFIATQDLGKTYADGSFEVLGRFDNADIRGCNLLVQ; encoded by the coding sequence GTGAACTCATTACTCCCAGACATATTCGCCATCACTAACGACACAGATTTTGAAGCCGCTGCAATTAAAGTTTTTCAACATCAATCTGCAAATTGCGCGGTTTACCATGCCTACCTCAGTAACCTCCACATCAATCCGGCAACTGTATCCAGGATAGACGAAATCCCTTTTTTACCCATCAGTTTTTTTAAAACCCATGAGGTAATTAGTGATAAGCACAGGCCAGAGCAAGTTTTCAGCAGCTCGGGTACAACAGGAATGGTGCAAAGCCAGCATTTAGTAACTGACGTTTCTGTGTATGAGCAAAGTTTCAACAAGGCTTTTGAATTATTTTATGGTCCGGTAACAGACATGTGCCTCCTGGCTTTACTTCCATCCTATCTGGAAAGGGATGGTTCATCGCTAATCTATATGGTTGATGCCTTGCTCAAACAAAGCAGCCATGCAAAAAGCGGCTATTTTTTACACAATTATCAAGAGCTATATACTACATTGTTTGATTTAAAGAAATGCAGACAAAAAACACTACTAATAGGCGTTACCTATGCGCTGCTGGATTTTATTGAGCACTTTAAACTGGATTTCCCTGAATTAACAGTAATGGAAACAGGTGGTATGAAGGGCAAAAGAAAGGAAATGGTGCGCGAAGAACTCCATGATCTGCTCACAAAGGGATTTGGTGTAAATGCCATCCATAGCGAATATGGAATGACAGAGCTCCTTTCTCAAGCCTACTCATTTGGAAAAGGGATCTTCAATTGCCCGCCCTGGATGAAAATTATCCTTCGAGATCCAAATGATCCCTTAACCTTGCTTCACAGCAACCAAACCGGAGGTATTAATGTGATTGACCTTGCTAACATCAACTCTTGCTCTTTTATAGCAACCCAGGATCTGGGCAAAACATACGCTGATGGCAGTTTTGAAGTTCTTGGACGTTTCGATAACGCAGATATTAGAGGCTGTAACCTATTGGTGCAGTAA
- a CDS encoding penicillin acylase family protein produces the protein MRNKIKAFFCVLIPILLAYIFNTKFGEVPPLLEFLNPYTGFWQNAESMSTSRTIKHNLKGSRESVDIAFDEQMVPHIFAKNDYDVYYAQGYVTAMHRLWQMDFQTRYAAGRISEVVGPKAIELDRYQRRMGMLYGAENSLKGMMADPKSREMILAYTNGINDYIHSLNAASLPIEYKILDFTPEDWTPIKCALLLKQMSAVLAMGSDEFYMTNILKKFGPEVTNNLFPDYPDREDPIIPAGTRWDFGDALKVPKTPLHYNQLVTSRVRTKQKEDGIGSNNWALSGKKTASGYPILANDPHLNLTLPSIWYQIQLHAPGLNSYGVSLPGAPGIIVGFNQHIAWGVTNVAADVLDFYQIKFKDSSHKAYWYNNQWKATKQRIETIKIRGLAEEKDTVTYTHHGPVVYFQQPKKLSMARNVPIGNALRWIAHDSSNELKTFYLLNRGKNYADYRTALIYFSAPAQNFIFASADNDIAITPNGRFPLKWKNQGKFILDGSDPGNDWQGWIPAAQNPTVKNPDRNFVSSANQSCTDQTYPYYINWEFNDYNRGKRINDRLKIMHNATADSIRIMQSDAYSISAADILPVIVPKMNNSTLNATQKEALNLIQKWNKYYDANAIAASIFDLWSKRLYYAIWDDEFTVNDVPMRYPSADRTLTLMIKEPTSKWFDNIKTPKTESLEDLINSSFKYACDSLERKYGPIGKDWEWANVKHTNVPHLAKIPGFGSKTLMIGGAKGTINALAESNGPSWRMVVELGSPSQYPKGHGVYPGGQSGNPGSPFYDNMINTWAEGKLYDLNFMQSAGDIPGKIIAHLKTSKK, from the coding sequence ATGAGGAATAAAATAAAGGCATTTTTTTGTGTCCTGATCCCAATTTTACTGGCTTACATTTTTAACACCAAGTTTGGAGAAGTACCTCCCCTGCTTGAATTTCTTAATCCCTATACCGGATTTTGGCAAAATGCAGAAAGCATGAGTACAAGTCGTACCATTAAACATAATTTGAAAGGAAGCCGGGAATCAGTTGATATTGCCTTTGATGAGCAAATGGTTCCGCATATTTTTGCTAAGAATGACTACGATGTTTATTATGCGCAGGGTTACGTAACTGCCATGCACCGTCTTTGGCAAATGGATTTCCAAACCAGGTATGCAGCCGGAAGGATTTCGGAAGTTGTAGGACCCAAGGCAATTGAACTTGACAGATATCAACGCAGAATGGGAATGTTATATGGCGCCGAAAATTCGCTGAAAGGCATGATGGCAGATCCAAAATCAAGAGAAATGATTTTAGCCTATACCAATGGGATCAATGATTATATCCATTCTTTAAACGCGGCATCATTACCTATTGAATATAAAATCCTGGATTTTACACCTGAAGACTGGACGCCAATAAAATGTGCGTTGCTGCTAAAGCAAATGTCGGCAGTGCTGGCCATGGGATCTGATGAATTCTATATGACCAATATTCTAAAGAAATTTGGCCCCGAAGTCACTAATAATCTCTTTCCTGATTACCCGGATAGAGAAGATCCTATTATCCCAGCCGGTACACGATGGGATTTTGGTGATGCTTTAAAAGTACCTAAAACTCCACTTCATTACAATCAGCTCGTGACTAGTCGGGTACGTACCAAGCAAAAAGAAGACGGTATTGGTAGTAACAATTGGGCTTTATCTGGCAAGAAGACTGCTTCTGGTTATCCAATCCTTGCTAATGATCCACACCTAAACCTCACTTTACCCTCTATTTGGTATCAGATCCAACTCCATGCGCCAGGCTTAAATAGCTATGGTGTGTCTTTGCCGGGTGCTCCTGGTATTATAGTAGGCTTTAATCAACATATTGCATGGGGTGTAACCAATGTAGCCGCAGATGTACTGGACTTTTACCAGATCAAATTTAAAGACAGCAGCCACAAGGCTTATTGGTACAACAATCAGTGGAAAGCTACCAAGCAGCGTATAGAAACCATTAAAATAAGAGGCCTGGCCGAAGAAAAAGATACCGTAACCTATACCCATCACGGACCAGTTGTTTATTTTCAGCAGCCTAAAAAACTTTCCATGGCCAGGAATGTGCCCATAGGCAATGCGCTGAGATGGATTGCCCACGATTCATCCAATGAGTTAAAGACATTTTATCTTTTAAACAGAGGTAAAAATTATGCAGACTACCGTACGGCATTAATCTATTTCAGTGCTCCTGCACAAAACTTTATTTTTGCATCCGCAGATAATGACATTGCCATCACGCCAAATGGCCGTTTCCCTTTGAAATGGAAAAACCAGGGCAAGTTTATTCTTGACGGTTCCGATCCTGGGAACGATTGGCAGGGCTGGATTCCTGCAGCGCAAAACCCTACCGTTAAAAATCCGGACAGGAACTTTGTGAGCTCTGCAAACCAGTCTTGCACAGATCAAACCTATCCTTACTACATTAACTGGGAATTTAACGATTACAACCGTGGAAAACGCATCAATGACAGGCTTAAAATTATGCATAATGCTACTGCAGATAGCATTAGAATTATGCAGAGCGATGCTTACAGCATCTCCGCAGCAGACATTTTGCCTGTAATTGTGCCAAAAATGAATAACAGTACACTAAATGCCACGCAAAAAGAAGCTCTTAACCTGATCCAGAAATGGAATAAATATTATGATGCTAATGCTATTGCCGCAAGCATTTTTGACTTATGGTCCAAGCGCCTGTATTATGCCATTTGGGACGATGAATTTACCGTTAACGATGTACCGATGCGCTACCCCTCTGCAGATAGAACGTTAACCTTAATGATCAAAGAACCGACATCCAAATGGTTTGATAACATTAAAACGCCAAAAACAGAAAGCCTCGAAGACCTGATAAACAGTTCATTTAAGTATGCCTGCGATAGCCTGGAGCGTAAATACGGCCCAATTGGAAAGGATTGGGAATGGGCAAATGTTAAACATACCAATGTTCCACATTTGGCAAAAATTCCTGGATTTGGTTCAAAAACCCTGATGATTGGCGGTGCAAAAGGCACCATTAATGCACTTGCCGAAAGCAATGGCCCGTCATGGCGTATGGTGGTTGAACTTGGCAGTCCTTCACAATATCCTAAAGGTCATGGCGTATATCCTGGTGGGCAGTCAGGAAATCCTGGTAGTCCATTTTATGACAACATGATCAATACCTGGGCCGAGGGCAAACTTTACGACCTCAACTTTATGCAATCTGCAGGTGATATTCCCGGTAAAATAATCGCTCATTTAAAAACCTCCAAAAAATAA